In Leptolyngbya sp. SIO1E4, one DNA window encodes the following:
- the cbiT gene encoding precorrin-6Y C5,15-methyltransferase subunit CbiT codes for MTSLWPYATPGIPDHLFEQLPGIPISKREVRLLIVGALRLRPTARLWDVGAGTGTLVIEAALLCPQGQVVAVERDEEVATLIRQNCDRFGLSNVEVVEGLAPDCLADLPPHPDCIIIEGGRSMKEIVQAAWSYLPSGGRMVVTTGTLETLYGISETFSTLRVRNVEIVQPAINRLETRGYQQVFKSIDPIFILSGEKLE; via the coding sequence ATGACCTCCCTTTGGCCCTATGCCACCCCTGGCATTCCCGACCATTTATTTGAGCAGCTACCTGGCATTCCAATTAGTAAGCGGGAAGTTCGGCTCCTGATTGTGGGGGCCTTACGACTCAGACCCACCGCCCGGCTTTGGGATGTGGGGGCAGGCACCGGCACCCTGGTTATTGAAGCGGCGCTGCTGTGCCCCCAAGGGCAGGTGGTGGCTGTTGAGCGAGACGAGGAAGTGGCAACGCTGATTCGTCAAAACTGCGATCGCTTCGGACTCAGCAACGTAGAGGTTGTTGAAGGTCTGGCCCCTGACTGTTTGGCTGATCTGCCGCCCCACCCTGACTGCATCATTATTGAGGGGGGGCGCTCTATGAAGGAAATTGTCCAGGCGGCGTGGTCATATCTTCCCAGCGGCGGCAGGATGGTGGTGACAACCGGCACCCTAGAGACGCTATACGGCATTTCAGAAACCTTTTCTACCCTGCGAGTGCGGAATGTGGAAATTGTGCAGCCCGCGATTAACCGTTTAGAAACCCGAGGCTATCAGCAAGTATTTAAATCCATTGACCCTATCTTTATTCTCAGTGGTGAAAAACTGGAGTGA
- a CDS encoding aminotransferase class I/II-fold pyridoxal phosphate-dependent enzyme has protein sequence MTDPSATPLLSALAAAAQRDHAAFYAPGHKQGQGVSQPLAALLGEQGLRADLPELPELDNLFAPEGPIQQAQQLAAATFGADETFFLANGSTCGIEAAVLAVCSPGDKILIPRNAHRSVLSALILSGARPVFVSPIYDSQWDLAYGITPEQVAAAFTQHPDLRAVVVVSPSYQGVCADIAAICACVHPRSGVVIVDEAHGPHLGFHDQLPPGAISGGADLVIQSTHKVLSALTQASMLHVQGQRVDRDRLRQALQLTQSTSPNYLLLASLDAARQQMAVAGPALMAHTLGIAQQVRSQLISLAPLQSLTPEQVTALPGDFQLDLTRLTVDVSTLGITGFAADELLHQHLGVTAELPTLRQLTFIISLGNTVADGERLITALASLKDNAAAIANTLPDISVGETGGTAPLSEPPLSPRDAFFAPSRTVPTDDAVGHMSADTLCPYPPGIPTLLPGETITPAAMAYLQQIQKLGGVITGSLDPTLQTLRIVDAP, from the coding sequence ATGACTGACCCCAGCGCAACCCCGCTATTGTCCGCCTTAGCTGCCGCTGCCCAGCGAGATCATGCAGCGTTTTATGCCCCAGGGCATAAGCAGGGGCAGGGGGTATCGCAACCCCTGGCGGCTCTGCTGGGTGAGCAGGGGTTGCGGGCAGATTTACCAGAATTGCCAGAACTCGATAACTTATTTGCGCCGGAAGGGCCGATTCAACAGGCCCAGCAGCTGGCTGCGGCTACCTTTGGCGCTGATGAAACCTTTTTTCTTGCCAACGGCTCTACCTGTGGGATTGAGGCAGCAGTGCTGGCGGTGTGCTCACCGGGGGATAAAATTCTGATTCCCCGCAATGCCCATCGATCCGTGCTATCAGCGCTGATTTTGTCGGGAGCGAGGCCGGTGTTTGTGTCACCCATCTACGATTCCCAGTGGGATCTGGCCTACGGCATCACCCCTGAGCAGGTGGCCGCTGCCTTTACGCAACATCCGGACCTGCGGGCGGTGGTGGTGGTGTCGCCCAGTTATCAGGGGGTCTGTGCCGACATCGCCGCTATCTGCGCCTGCGTCCACCCCCGATCGGGGGTAGTGATTGTTGATGAAGCCCATGGCCCACACCTGGGGTTTCACGATCAGCTGCCCCCAGGGGCGATCTCAGGGGGCGCAGACCTGGTGATTCAGTCTACCCATAAGGTGCTCTCTGCCCTCACTCAAGCCTCTATGCTGCATGTGCAGGGGCAGCGGGTAGATCGCGATCGCCTGCGGCAAGCCCTGCAGCTGACCCAGTCCACCAGTCCTAATTATCTGTTGTTGGCCTCCCTAGATGCGGCCCGGCAACAAATGGCGGTGGCGGGGCCAGCGTTGATGGCGCATACCTTAGGCATCGCTCAACAGGTGCGATCGCAGCTGATTTCCCTGGCCCCACTCCAGAGCCTGACCCCTGAGCAGGTGACGGCTCTGCCCGGTGATTTTCAGCTCGACCTGACCCGGCTCACTGTGGATGTGTCGACCTTAGGCATCACTGGGTTTGCTGCCGACGAGTTACTGCATCAGCATTTAGGCGTAACCGCAGAGTTACCCACCCTACGTCAGCTCACGTTCATTATCAGCCTGGGCAACACCGTAGCTGATGGAGAGCGTTTAATCACAGCCCTAGCCAGCCTGAAAGACAACGCCGCAGCGATCGCTAACACTCTGCCCGATATCTCTGTGGGGGAAACTGGGGGCACCGCACCGCTTTCCGAACCCCCGTTATCTCCCCGAGATGCCTTCTTTGCCCCCAGCCGCACGGTCCCCACTGATGATGCCGTTGGTCACATGAGCGCCGATACCCTCTGCCCCTATCCGCCTGGGATTCCCACGTTGCTGCCTGGGGAAACTATTACCCCAGCCGCGATGGCCTATCTCCAGCAGATTCAGAAGCTGGGGGGCGTGATTACTGGGAGTCTCGATCCAACTTTACAGACATTGCGGATTGTAGATGCGCCCTAG